A window of Spiroplasma syrphidicola EA-1 contains these coding sequences:
- a CDS encoding DegV family protein: MKIAIVTDSSYGKGKLYDNLYIAPLLINLDGTESIEDTADFTKEQFLNLIKKNSLKTSQTPIGKIIELYDNLLKEYDQIVVCGLAKSLSGQHNGYLLAAEEPQFKDKVFIINSNGVSIILEHEIARIVALIDQGKTGPEILTAINDINNAYECYILPKSWDTFVKSGRISRIKAMIVTTLKINIVLKVQDDKIVFDSKHRGFFSSVKFIVNSLKAVSPTDMIDVAYGYLDDETVTKVKEIIANAGFKINLWSELPKTILVNTGPETLAFSIWKK, encoded by the coding sequence ATGAAAATTGCCATTGTTACAGATTCTTCATATGGAAAAGGAAAATTATATGATAATTTATACATTGCTCCGCTATTAATTAACTTAGATGGAACAGAGAGTATTGAAGATACAGCTGATTTTACTAAAGAACAGTTTTTAAATTTGATCAAAAAGAACAGTTTAAAAACAAGTCAAACTCCAATTGGAAAAATTATTGAATTATATGATAATTTATTAAAAGAATACGATCAAATTGTTGTTTGTGGTCTGGCAAAGTCATTATCAGGACAACATAATGGTTATCTGCTCGCGGCCGAAGAACCCCAATTTAAGGACAAAGTCTTTATTATTAATAGTAATGGGGTTAGTATTATTTTAGAGCATGAAATTGCGCGAATTGTTGCTTTAATTGACCAGGGAAAAACTGGCCCAGAAATTTTAACAGCAATTAATGACATTAATAATGCCTATGAATGTTATATTTTGCCAAAATCTTGAGATACCTTTGTTAAATCCGGGCGTATTAGTCGGATTAAGGCAATGATTGTGACAACTTTGAAAATTAATATTGTGTTAAAAGTCCAAGATGACAAAATTGTTTTTGATAGTAAACACCGTGGTTTCTTTTCTTCGGTCAAGTTTATCGTTAATAGTTTAAAAGCTGTTAGTCCAACCGATATGATTGATGTCGCGTATGGTTATTTAGATGATGAAACAGTTACAAAAGTTAAAGAAATAATTGCTAACGCTGGTTTTAAAATTAATTTATGAAGTGAATTACCTAAAACAATTTTAGTTAATACTGGCCCAGAAACATTAGCTTTTAGTATTTGAAAAAAATAA
- a CDS encoding YwaF family protein has product MITFAHIIAVIVSFIVMASLFMFTKFYANKYVNISIRATSIIWLLIVELYFIINRIIDNPHDINSYIYLELCNMVEWSAIIILIFPTKIQMDTFFPLAIIGPALTILMPKDWDALVFSNFWYYQFFFGHLVAMYAYFYVYLYGQTKFKFSKELIWKSVLTGVLILSLVEVYNLTFGNNVNYIFNDIIGAIGQGQWSQGWQFLFVLCVAGPVFLGASWAVIYFFKPIYEINWKVRNQIKLRDTLWEKAFAKINFHKKK; this is encoded by the coding sequence TTGATTACATTTGCTCATATTATTGCCGTAATTGTTTCATTTATTGTGATGGCAAGTTTATTTATGTTTACAAAATTTTATGCTAACAAATATGTTAATATATCAATTAGAGCAACAAGCATTATTTGATTATTAATTGTCGAATTATATTTTATTATTAATCGAATAATTGATAATCCACATGACATTAATTCATATATTTATTTGGAATTATGTAATATGGTTGAATGATCAGCTATTATTATTTTAATTTTTCCAACTAAAATCCAAATGGATACTTTTTTTCCATTAGCAATTATTGGACCAGCATTAACTATTTTAATGCCAAAAGATTGAGATGCCTTAGTTTTTAGTAATTTTTGGTATTACCAATTTTTCTTTGGTCACTTAGTTGCAATGTATGCCTATTTTTATGTTTATTTATATGGGCAAACAAAATTTAAATTTTCAAAAGAATTAATTTGAAAATCAGTTTTAACAGGAGTATTAATCTTATCCTTAGTTGAAGTTTATAATTTAACATTTGGAAATAATGTAAATTATATTTTTAATGACATTATTGGTGCAATTGGGCAAGGACAATGATCACAAGGATGGCAATTCCTCTTTGTCCTATGTGTTGCTGGACCAGTTTTCTTAGGAGCAAGTTGAGCCGTGATTTATTTCTTTAAACCAATTTATGAAATAAATTGAAAAGTAAGAAATCAAATTAAATTACGGGATACTCTATGAGAAAAAGCTTTTGCAAAAATTAATTTTCATAAAAAGAAATAA
- a CDS encoding lipoprotein, giving the protein MKKLLSLLGVITLVSSATTPLVGCGTNENATNPVQEKLEINKENLTKYFAENNTWNYEGEFFFKDLKDQNEESQNEIVTAIRIATIYLFDNLIRPKFIETFNYIPENYFISVVPSLDGMKGFEYDTDYKINFSITFQEKNEFGAIIFNYTNLMLNFKTTGIYNRTDWIKEFSKYFFSAETSLVGIKKQGLSYFSLGSVGDALTEQNISNYSESNNENAKINISNELTLLLSDKNNNSESFWFYDDYKLSLDVKKYEFIGKLKDENKFVERIDGTFSYINEPTIKSDATGNILVELY; this is encoded by the coding sequence ATGAAAAAATTATTATCATTATTAGGAGTAATTACATTAGTTAGTTCAGCAACAACGCCTTTAGTTGGATGTGGAACAAATGAAAATGCAACGAATCCAGTACAAGAAAAATTAGAAATTAATAAAGAAAATCTAACAAAATATTTTGCGGAAAATAACACTTGAAATTATGAAGGTGAATTTTTCTTTAAAGATCTTAAGGACCAAAATGAAGAGAGCCAAAATGAAATTGTAACAGCAATTCGCATTGCCACTATCTATCTTTTTGATAATTTAATTAGACCAAAATTTATTGAAACTTTTAACTATATTCCTGAAAATTACTTTATTTCTGTAGTACCAAGTTTAGATGGAATGAAAGGTTTTGAATATGATACAGATTATAAAATAAATTTTTCAATTACATTTCAAGAAAAAAATGAGTTTGGTGCAATTATTTTTAATTACACAAATTTAATGCTAAATTTTAAAACTACAGGAATTTATAATAGAACTGATTGAATAAAAGAATTCTCAAAGTATTTTTTTAGTGCGGAAACATCATTAGTTGGTATTAAAAAACAAGGTCTTAGTTATTTTAGTTTAGGTTCAGTAGGAGATGCTTTAACAGAACAGAATATTAGTAATTATAGCGAAAGTAATAATGAAAATGCAAAAATTAATATTTCAAATGAACTTACACTACTATTAAGTGATAAGAATAATAACTCAGAATCATTTTGATTTTATGATGACTATAAATTATCTTTAGACGTAAAAAAATATGAATTTATTGGAAAACTTAAGGATGAAAATAAATTTGTCGAAAGAATTGATGGAACATTTTCTTATATTAATGAGCCAACTATAAAATCTGATGCAACAGGAAATATTTTAGTTGAGTTATACTAG
- a CDS encoding DNA alkylation repair protein — translation MNDFNNEIMQLKNIFEKNCDEETKIKQEKFLLNNFQFYGILTGKRKPLIKGLLSEWNKKYPNFNDKKALFKELYYQPQREFKYSAIEFLNLWWQKNLTFDDLDWLLALIRMDIWWETVDNVDDIFGQILFNHNDQPAARIYINKLINDEDDWVKRIAIQLQLNFKEKMDVDLIFALVEPLLTTTNFYLIRSIGWALRNAKRVAPEKVESFIIRNNISNKIIAVINEH, via the coding sequence ATGAATGATTTTAATAACGAAATTATGCAGTTAAAAAATATTTTTGAAAAGAACTGTGACGAAGAAACAAAAATTAAACAAGAAAAGTTTTTATTAAATAACTTTCAATTTTATGGGATATTAACCGGAAAACGAAAACCATTAATTAAAGGGCTTTTATCAGAATGAAATAAAAAATATCCGAATTTTAACGATAAAAAGGCTTTATTTAAAGAACTTTATTATCAACCCCAAAGGGAATTTAAGTACAGTGCAATTGAATTTTTAAATTTATGATGGCAAAAAAATCTTACTTTTGATGATTTAGATTGATTATTAGCTTTAATTAGAATGGATATTTGGTGGGAAACAGTTGATAATGTTGACGATATTTTTGGTCAAATTTTATTTAATCACAATGATCAACCTGCAGCTCGGATTTATATTAATAAATTAATTAACGACGAGGATGACTGAGTTAAAAGAATTGCCATTCAATTGCAATTAAATTTTAAGGAAAAAATGGATGTTGATTTAATTTTTGCCTTAGTGGAGCCACTATTAACAACAACAAACTTTTATTTGATTCGTTCAATTGGTTGAGCGCTACGGAATGCAAAACGGGTTGCGCCTGAAAAAGTTGAAAGTTTTATTATTAGAAATAATATTAGTAACAAGATTATTGCGGTTATAAATGAGCACTAA
- a CDS encoding ABC transporter permease — MQTKVNKKNNFRANFSIFQELMLLINKSFFREKRGPIFIFVIPTIFLIIFYYVFNIYPGNSNGIAIRTLTLFIYMLLPTLSIIVSLSTTLVDWKKSVFLKRIDATGIKKGTFLFLLLIYYLSLGLIAVFFEMIIAIIIGGHNFIEALKATNWGYLLLGIIAAILLSVTIAFLIGGIFSNEGITNSVAIIIYILTILLSGVLVYPPLISDTLGVRVITYFIPHKYPIFLILYAITGTSWEAQFNTGTGYSTELYHYFTASWQPVLAIILFLSFFTFLAKFSFRWNVRR, encoded by the coding sequence ATGCAGACAAAAGTAAATAAAAAAAATAATTTTCGCGCTAATTTTTCAATTTTTCAAGAATTAATGTTGCTAATTAATAAATCATTTTTCCGTGAAAAACGGGGGCCAATTTTTATTTTTGTTATCCCAACGATTTTTTTAATTATTTTTTACTATGTTTTTAATATCTATCCCGGTAATAGCAACGGGATAGCAATTCGGACATTGACTCTTTTTATTTATATGTTATTACCAACGTTAAGTATTATTGTGTCTTTATCAACAACCTTAGTTGATTGAAAAAAATCTGTTTTTTTAAAACGGATTGATGCGACAGGAATTAAAAAGGGGACATTTCTTTTTCTACTACTAATTTATTATCTATCACTAGGTTTGATTGCTGTTTTTTTTGAAATGATAATTGCAATTATTATTGGTGGTCATAATTTTATCGAAGCTTTAAAAGCAACTAACTGAGGTTATCTTTTACTAGGGATAATTGCCGCGATTCTCTTGTCGGTTACAATTGCCTTTTTGATCGGAGGAATTTTTAGTAACGAAGGAATTACCAATTCGGTTGCAATTATTATTTATATTTTAACAATTTTACTATCAGGAGTTTTGGTTTATCCACCATTAATTAGTGATACCTTAGGGGTAAGGGTAATAACTTATTTTATTCCCCATAAATATCCAATCTTTTTAATTCTTTATGCAATTACTGGTACTAGCTGGGAAGCCCAATTTAATACCGGAACAGGTTATTCAACTGAGTTATATCACTATTTTACAGCTTCATGGCAACCAGTTCTAGCGATTATTTTGTTTCTCTCATTTTTTACTTTTTTAGCTAAGTTTTCTTTCCGTTGAAATGTTCGTCGCTAA
- a CDS encoding ABC transporter ATP-binding protein, with amino-acid sequence MSAIIEVKNLFKSYQKNEVLKDINVEVFAGDRVAILGANGCGKTTFVEMISSFSKPTAGEIKINLSGNVKKDIGIQYQEGNWPIGIRIKDMIKFYRKVYENFSPAYEKMLEEVFELDKIKNINLQKLSGGQKQRFNAMLAVINDPEIVILDELTTGLDIELQYKIVSFFNEYIVNNNKTLLIVSHHPEEVEMLCNRILLFGNKSILLDCSMAEAKAQFGSIRNLMNLYFKGEIK; translated from the coding sequence ATGTCAGCAATTATTGAAGTTAAAAATTTATTTAAAAGTTATCAAAAAAATGAGGTTTTAAAAGATATTAATGTCGAAGTGTTCGCTGGTGATCGTGTGGCAATTTTAGGAGCTAATGGTTGTGGGAAAACAACATTTGTTGAAATGATCTCAAGCTTTTCAAAACCAACGGCGGGTGAAATTAAGATTAATTTGTCAGGGAATGTTAAAAAGGATATTGGGATTCAATATCAAGAAGGAAACTGGCCAATTGGGATTCGGATTAAGGATATGATTAAGTTCTATCGTAAGGTTTATGAAAATTTTTCCCCAGCTTATGAAAAGATGCTTGAGGAAGTTTTTGAATTGGATAAAATTAAAAATATTAATTTACAAAAACTGTCTGGTGGCCAAAAGCAGCGCTTTAATGCTATGTTGGCAGTTATCAATGATCCAGAAATTGTTATTTTAGATGAATTAACAACGGGGTTGGATATTGAATTGCAATATAAAATTGTAAGTTTTTTTAATGAATATATTGTTAATAACAATAAAACTTTGTTGATTGTTTCGCATCATCCTGAAGAAGTTGAAATGCTATGTAACCGAATTTTATTATTTGGTAACAAATCAATTTTGTTAGATTGTTCAATGGCGGAAGCAAAAGCTCAATTTGGTTCAATTCGAAATTTAATGAATTTATATTTTAAAGGAGAAATAAAATAA